The Epilithonimonas zeae genome contains a region encoding:
- the fmt gene encoding methionyl-tRNA formyltransferase, giving the protein MQTKSLNVVFFGTPDFAKASLEAIFKSHHKVVGVVTAADKASGRGMKLTPSPVKVFAEENNFNLFQPEKLRNAEFLEAIKNLNADVFVVVAFRMMPQVLFSIPRLGTFNLHGSLLPDYRGAAPINYAVINGETKSGVTTFFINEKIDEGNILLQAETEVLPEDNAGTLHDKLMVIGADLIIETLNGLAENSITEKPQPQKENPKTAYKIFKENLKIDWNQSSETIHNFVRGMSPYPTAFTILKIGEEEKSLKIFKGHFELESHSKEAGDFDISKNEFKFYTKDGIYYPEDVQIQGKKRMAVKDFLNGIQNFEDYKS; this is encoded by the coding sequence ATGCAGACGAAATCCCTTAATGTCGTTTTTTTCGGTACTCCCGATTTTGCAAAGGCTTCTCTGGAAGCGATATTCAAATCTCATCATAAAGTTGTAGGCGTTGTAACAGCAGCAGACAAAGCCAGCGGAAGAGGAATGAAACTCACACCTTCGCCAGTGAAAGTTTTCGCAGAAGAAAATAACTTCAACCTTTTCCAGCCGGAAAAACTCAGAAATGCAGAATTTTTAGAAGCAATCAAAAATCTGAATGCCGATGTTTTTGTAGTTGTGGCTTTCAGGATGATGCCTCAGGTTTTGTTTTCGATTCCGAGATTGGGAACATTCAATCTGCACGGCTCTTTATTACCTGATTATCGTGGAGCCGCTCCAATTAATTATGCGGTCATCAATGGCGAAACCAAGTCGGGTGTAACTACATTTTTCATCAATGAAAAAATTGATGAAGGCAATATTCTTCTCCAAGCAGAAACCGAAGTTTTACCGGAAGATAACGCCGGAACTTTACACGATAAATTAATGGTGATTGGTGCTGATTTGATTATTGAAACCTTGAACGGATTAGCAGAAAACTCAATCACGGAAAAACCTCAGCCCCAAAAAGAAAATCCAAAAACGGCTTATAAAATATTTAAAGAAAATTTAAAAATCGATTGGAATCAAAGTTCTGAAACGATTCATAATTTCGTGAGAGGAATGTCGCCTTATCCAACAGCTTTCACAATTTTGAAAATCGGAGAAGAAGAAAAATCACTTAAAATCTTCAAAGGACATTTTGAATTAGAATCACATTCAAAAGAAGCTGGAGATTTTGACATTTCTAAAAACGAGTTCAAATTCTATACAAAAGACGGTATTTATTATCCGGAAGATGTTCAAATACAAGGGAAGAAAAGAATGGCGGTAAAGGATTTCCTTAATGGAATTCAGAATTTTGAGGATTATAAATCTTAG